The genomic region AAAATATAAGGAGGAAAGGCAAAATGAAATCAAAAAAAGAAATTATCGCAGAATTTGGTAAAAATGAAAAAGATACAGGGGCATCAGAAGTTCAAGTAGCAATTTTAACTGAAAGAATAGCTCACTTAACAGAACATTTGAAAACACACCCAAAAGATGTTCATTCAAGAACAGGATTATTAAAAATGGTTGGTAAAAGAAGAAGAATGTTAAATTACATCAAGAATAGAAGAATTGATGATTATAGAGATCTTATTGAAAAATTAGGTTTAAGAAAATAAAATAACAGGGAGCAAATAATTTTGTTCCCTTTTATAATAAAAAGGAGTTATATGAAAAAAAGAATAGATATATTAGAAGGAAGTATAGGTAAAAATCTTTTTAAATTGTCATTGCCTGTAATTCTTACCTCTCTAATCTCTATATTATATAATTTAACAGATATAAAATTCATAAGTACATATTTAGGAGACAAAGAAGTATCATCAGCGGCAGC from Oceanivirga salmonicida harbors:
- the rpsO gene encoding 30S ribosomal protein S15, with protein sequence MKSKKEIIAEFGKNEKDTGASEVQVAILTERIAHLTEHLKTHPKDVHSRTGLLKMVGKRRRMLNYIKNRRIDDYRDLIEKLGLRK
- a CDS encoding MATE family efflux transporter, whose protein sequence is MKKRIDILEGSIGKNLFKLSLPVILTSLISILYNLTDIKFISTYLGDKEVSSAAAATFFIIFAMSFLMIAKNGAQILVAQSIGAKIYK